In Myxococcus stipitatus, the following are encoded in one genomic region:
- a CDS encoding DUF2306 domain-containing protein: MKNKALWVLFAVLCLGVGLYPISYLFTDPNSGFRARKGVELLTSPVWNAAFYTHLALGGLALFIGWTQFIARLRLKFPVVHRLLGKVYVGAVMVSGLMGLYVGFFATGGVISAAGFVSLGLVWLYTTASAFWHIKNRRLEEHRLMMTYSYAACFAAVTLRLWLPLLIMAMGNFTSAYRVVAWLCWVPNLGVAWLLSRRQLPARELAAS, from the coding sequence ATGAAGAACAAGGCACTCTGGGTTCTCTTCGCCGTCCTCTGCCTGGGCGTGGGCCTGTACCCCATCAGCTACCTCTTCACGGACCCGAACTCCGGGTTTCGCGCGAGGAAGGGTGTCGAGCTGCTCACCAGTCCAGTCTGGAACGCGGCCTTCTACACGCACCTGGCCCTGGGAGGACTCGCGCTGTTCATCGGCTGGACCCAGTTCATCGCGAGGCTGCGGCTCAAGTTCCCCGTCGTGCACCGGCTCCTCGGGAAGGTCTACGTCGGGGCGGTCATGGTGAGTGGGCTCATGGGCCTCTATGTTGGCTTCTTCGCCACGGGGGGCGTCATCTCCGCCGCGGGCTTCGTCAGCCTGGGCCTCGTCTGGCTCTACACCACCGCCTCCGCCTTCTGGCACATCAAGAACCGGCGGCTCGAAGAGCACCGGCTCATGATGACCTACAGCTATGCGGCCTGCTTCGCGGCGGTCACGCTGAGGCTCTGGCTCCCCTTGTTGATCATGGCGATGGGCAACTTCACCTCGGCCTACAGGGTCGTCGCCTGGCTCTGCTGGGTCCCCAACCTCGGCGTGGCCTGGCTGCTCTCGCGCAGGCAGCTCCCGGCGCGCGAACTCGCGGCTTCGTGA